In Canis lupus baileyi chromosome 15, mCanLup2.hap1, whole genome shotgun sequence, one genomic interval encodes:
- the LOC140605263 gene encoding anionic trypsin has protein sequence MNPLLILAFLGAAVATPTDDDDKIVGGYTCEENSVPYQVSLNAGYHFCGGSLISDQWVVSAAHCYKSRIQVRLGEYNIDVLEGNEQFINSAKVIRHPNYTSWLLDNDIMLIKLSSPAVLNARVATISLPRACAAPGTQCLISGWGNTLSSGTNYPELLQCLDAPILTQAQCEASYPGQITENMICAGFLEGGKDSCQGDSGGPVVCNGELQGIVSWGYGCAQKNKPGVYTKVCNFVDWIQSTIAANS, from the exons ATGAATCCACTCCTGATCCTTGCTTTTCTTGGAGCTGCTG TTGCTACCCCCACAGACGACGATGACAAGATCGTCGGGGGCTACACCTGTGAGGAGAATTCCGTCCCCTACCAGGTGTCCCTGAATGCAGGCTATCACTTCTGCGGGGGCTCCCTCATCAGTGACCAGTGGGTGGTGTCCGCGGCTCACTGCTACAAGTC CCGCATCCAAGTGAGACTCGGAGAGTACAACATCGATGTCCTGGAGGGGAATGAGCAGTTCATCAACTCCGCCAAGGTCATCCGCCATCCCAACTATACCAGCTGGCTCCTGGACAATGACATCATGCTCATCAAGCTCTCCTCACCTGCGGTCCTCAATGCCCGGGTGGCCACCATATCTCTGCCCAGGGCCTGCGCAGCCCCTGGCACCCAGTGCCTCATCTCCGGCTGGGGCAACACCCTGAGCTCTGGCA CCAACTACCCCGAGCTGCTGCAGTGCCTGGACGCCCCAATCCTGACTCAGGCCCAGTGCGAAGCCTCCTACCCCGGCCAGATCACGGAGAACATGATTTGCGCCGGCTTCCTCGAGGGAGGCAAGGACTCCTGCCAG GGTGACTCTGGTGGCCCCGTGGTCTGCAATGGAGAGCTCCAGGGAATCGTCTCCTGGGGCTACGGCTGTGCCCAGAAGAACAAACCTGGAGTCTACACCAAGGTGTGCAACTTCGTAGACTGGATTCAGTCGACCATAGCTGCCAACAGCtaa